In a single window of the Paenibacillus sp. MMS20-IR301 genome:
- a CDS encoding ABC transporter permease, with protein MKDSINWGQFWTTFKKTYSIYLVLLALFIVCSFANPNFLSVNNLTNISTQLAVTTILAFGQTILIISGMLDLSQGSVLALSGVFAVSAYKSTGSFTVAILTGIVTGIVCNILNAVMVSTFKTPPFIATLAMLTMARGVALLFTEGQNILQLGDFTVLGQGKLGFIPIPVLFLIAFAFITWYILRHTRFGRSLYAVGGNEEAAAASGINVFKVKYMAFIINGVFVGVAGILFMSRVNAGLPNGAINYEFTALTAAIIGGTSFSGGIGSAGGTLAGAFIVGFLDNIMNLTNVDSYMQQIIRGAIIALAVIYDIRSKNRRTKSTLGRIEDKSGKSSGGRGSGRKGKQIPGNAK; from the coding sequence GTGAAAGATAGTATAAACTGGGGCCAGTTCTGGACCACATTCAAAAAGACGTACAGCATCTACCTGGTGCTGCTGGCATTATTCATTGTCTGTTCCTTTGCCAATCCGAACTTCTTATCCGTCAATAACCTGACGAATATCTCTACCCAACTGGCGGTGACGACAATTCTGGCATTCGGCCAGACAATTCTGATCATCAGCGGGATGCTGGACTTGTCCCAAGGCTCTGTACTGGCGCTTTCCGGGGTGTTTGCTGTATCCGCTTACAAGTCCACCGGCTCATTCACTGTTGCTATCCTGACAGGTATCGTGACCGGGATTGTGTGCAATATTCTCAATGCGGTAATGGTGAGCACCTTCAAGACGCCGCCGTTTATTGCGACACTGGCCATGCTCACGATGGCCCGCGGGGTCGCCCTGCTGTTCACAGAAGGCCAGAATATCCTGCAGCTGGGGGATTTCACTGTGCTAGGCCAAGGCAAGCTTGGATTCATTCCGATTCCGGTGCTGTTCCTGATTGCCTTCGCCTTCATTACCTGGTACATCCTGCGGCATACCAGATTCGGACGCTCGCTGTATGCGGTGGGCGGAAATGAGGAAGCCGCCGCCGCCTCCGGGATCAATGTATTCAAGGTAAAGTATATGGCGTTTATCATTAACGGTGTTTTTGTCGGGGTAGCCGGAATCCTCTTCATGTCCCGCGTGAATGCCGGACTTCCTAACGGAGCGATTAACTACGAATTCACCGCGCTGACAGCAGCGATTATCGGGGGCACAAGCTTCTCCGGGGGGATCGGCTCAGCAGGCGGCACACTGGCCGGCGCCTTCATTGTAGGGTTCCTGGATAACATCATGAACCTGACCAATGTCGATTCCTACATGCAGCAGATTATCCGCGGCGCCATTATCGCCTTGGCGGTCATCTATGATATCCGTTCCAAGAACCGCAGAACCAAGAGCACTCTGGGCCGGATCGAAGATAAGAGCGGGAAGAGCAGCGGCGGCAGGGGCAGCGGACGCAAGGGTAAGCAGATACCGGGAAATGCGAAGTAA
- a CDS encoding sugar ABC transporter ATP-binding protein — MEQSIKLRVSQIEKSFPGVKALDKIDFSVKKGTVHVLCGENGAGKSTLMKIINGIHQPDGGQIFIDEKPVRIGNPLQARSLGISMIFQELNYVPEMTVEENIFLGNLPANRFGKVDWKQVRERTAELLQTENLPYSPTTLLKDLTVSDIQMLEIMKAISYKSDIIIMDEPTSAITHEEVDKLFVKIRELQARGVSIIYISHKLDEIFQIADEITVFRDGAVVESHPKEKLDIETVISLMVGRKLTNTYPKEPVEIGDTLLKVENLSGAGGYRDVSFHVRKGEMVGFAGLIGAGRTEVMRSLFGLDPIASGHVYIKGQEVTIKNVEQSIKHGMVMLSEDRRRYGIIPMRSVKENTTLSSLKNVFYRFRHHAKVEQDIVAEMFQKMRVKTPSMDTVIASLSGGNQQKVVLAKWMILNPDILILDEPTRGIDVGAKYEIYKLMTELVKEGKVVIMVSSELPELLGMCDRIYVMNKGTITGEISREDFSQEQIMKYATGTTTSNEVNRSER; from the coding sequence ATGGAACAGAGCATTAAACTCAGGGTATCGCAAATTGAGAAATCCTTTCCGGGGGTTAAGGCGCTAGACAAGATTGATTTTTCGGTGAAAAAAGGAACGGTGCATGTCCTGTGCGGCGAGAACGGTGCAGGCAAGTCAACGCTGATGAAGATCATCAACGGGATTCACCAGCCGGATGGCGGACAGATCTTTATAGATGAGAAGCCGGTCAGAATCGGCAATCCGCTGCAGGCACGGAGCTTAGGGATCTCGATGATCTTTCAGGAACTCAACTATGTGCCGGAAATGACGGTGGAGGAGAACATCTTCCTCGGCAATCTGCCGGCGAACAGATTCGGCAAGGTAGACTGGAAGCAGGTCAGAGAGCGGACGGCGGAGCTGCTGCAGACGGAGAATCTCCCGTATTCCCCTACAACGCTGCTTAAGGACTTAACGGTGTCGGATATTCAGATGCTGGAGATTATGAAAGCGATTTCTTATAAGTCGGATATTATCATCATGGATGAACCGACCTCGGCGATTACCCATGAGGAAGTCGATAAGCTGTTCGTGAAGATCAGGGAGCTGCAGGCCCGCGGCGTCAGCATCATCTACATATCGCATAAGCTGGACGAGATTTTTCAGATTGCCGATGAGATTACCGTATTCCGTGACGGGGCTGTGGTGGAGAGCCATCCTAAGGAGAAGCTGGATATAGAGACTGTAATCTCCCTGATGGTCGGGCGCAAGCTGACGAATACGTATCCGAAGGAGCCTGTGGAGATTGGTGACACACTGCTGAAGGTCGAGAATCTGAGCGGTGCCGGAGGCTACCGGGATGTCAGCTTCCATGTGCGCAAAGGGGAAATGGTCGGCTTCGCCGGGCTGATCGGGGCAGGCAGAACCGAGGTGATGCGTTCCTTGTTCGGGCTTGATCCAATCGCCTCAGGGCATGTCTACATCAAGGGGCAGGAAGTGACCATCAAGAATGTGGAGCAGAGCATCAAGCACGGGATGGTGATGCTCTCCGAGGACCGGCGCCGGTACGGCATTATTCCGATGCGGTCCGTGAAGGAGAATACAACCCTTTCCTCCCTGAAAAACGTGTTCTACCGCTTCCGGCATCATGCCAAGGTGGAACAGGATATCGTAGCAGAGATGTTCCAGAAGATGCGGGTAAAGACCCCCTCCATGGATACCGTTATCGCTTCACTGAGCGGCGGCAATCAGCAAAAGGTGGTACTTGCCAAATGGATGATTCTGAATCCGGATATTCTGATTCTCGATGAGCCGACCCGGGGGATCGATGTCGGGGCCAAATACGAAATCTATAAGCTGATGACCGAGCTGGTTAAAGAGGGCAAGGTGGTCATCATGGTCTCTTCCGAGCTCCCCGAGCTGCTCGGGATGTGTGACCGGATCTACGTGATGAACAAGGGGACAATTACCGGTGAAATCAGCCGGGAGGACTTCTCCCAGGAGCAGATTATGAAATACGCGACCGGAACAACAACATCAAATGAGGTGAACCGAAGTGAAAGATAG
- a CDS encoding ROK family transcriptional regulator: MATHRLNSMELKKMNRNAIYRYMYTQQSASIQDIAQALNLSLPTVTQNLKELQERELVVENGLFESTGGRKAKSLACNSVAGYAIGLDVTRNHVGIVMIDLSGKVVKNVRNQFSFANNEVYFQGVGRLVEEFVEQCRIDRSRILGVGIALPAILTADRRAVSYATVIDFQGGSIERFAEFIPYPCILSNDANAAGFTELWGEKDIHNVVYLSLNNSVGGSFIVDNQIYAGKNHRGGEFGHMTIMPGGRTCYCGQKGCVDAYCSARILSDSTGGSIVEFFRLLKEGNEPQQAIWEEYLDYLVVTINNLRMLYDCDVILGGYAGAYMEDYINTLQGLAARKNTFEPDGSYLRVCKYKLEATAVGAALELVTDFIDSI; the protein is encoded by the coding sequence ATGGCGACACATCGTTTGAACAGTATGGAATTAAAAAAGATGAACCGCAACGCCATTTACCGATATATGTACACCCAGCAATCGGCCTCCATTCAGGATATTGCCCAGGCGCTGAATCTCTCTCTTCCTACCGTTACACAGAACCTGAAGGAGCTGCAGGAAAGAGAACTGGTTGTGGAGAACGGGTTATTCGAATCCACAGGAGGGCGCAAAGCGAAATCCCTGGCGTGCAACAGTGTAGCGGGCTATGCCATCGGGCTTGATGTGACACGGAACCATGTCGGCATTGTCATGATCGATCTTAGCGGTAAGGTCGTCAAGAACGTGAGGAACCAGTTTTCTTTTGCCAATAATGAGGTGTACTTCCAAGGGGTCGGCCGGCTGGTGGAGGAATTTGTAGAACAATGCCGGATTGACCGCAGCAGAATTCTCGGGGTGGGAATAGCACTGCCCGCGATTCTCACAGCTGACCGCAGGGCGGTGAGCTATGCTACGGTTATTGATTTTCAAGGGGGAAGTATCGAGCGGTTCGCTGAATTCATTCCTTATCCCTGTATCCTCAGCAATGACGCGAATGCGGCAGGCTTCACCGAATTATGGGGAGAGAAGGATATTCATAATGTAGTTTATCTCTCGCTTAATAACAGTGTGGGCGGCTCATTTATTGTAGATAACCAGATCTATGCCGGAAAGAACCACCGGGGCGGGGAGTTTGGCCATATGACCATTATGCCTGGGGGCCGGACCTGCTACTGTGGGCAGAAGGGCTGTGTAGATGCTTATTGCTCAGCGAGAATTTTATCGGACAGCACGGGGGGGAGTATTGTTGAATTTTTCCGGCTGCTGAAAGAGGGCAATGAGCCGCAGCAGGCCATCTGGGAGGAGTACCTGGACTATCTGGTGGTGACGATTAACAATCTGCGGATGCTGTACGACTGCGATGTTATTCTCGGCGGCTATGCCGGTGCCTATATGGAGGATTATATCAATACGCTCCAGGGGCTGGCCGCCCGGAAGAACACCTTCGAGCCGGACGGCAGCTACCTGCGGGTCTGCAAATATAAGCTGGAGGCCACTGCCGTGGGCGCCGCCCTGGAACTGGTGACCGATTTTATCGACAGTATTTAA
- a CDS encoding acetyltransferase, with product MNKIHSITDRTPEVSQQLVCIWEGAVRATHFFLTEQNITELRPLVQQGIEHIPHLLVYRNQEHALGFMGIQDAKLEMLFVDPAVRGQGIGKQLVTHAIHTLDVRYVDVNEQNPEAAGFYEHLGFQVYDRSESDEQGQPFPILHMKLFT from the coding sequence ATGAATAAGATACACAGCATTACAGACAGAACTCCAGAAGTATCGCAGCAATTGGTATGTATTTGGGAAGGTGCTGTGCGGGCGACGCACTTTTTTCTCACCGAACAGAATATCACGGAATTGCGCCCGCTGGTTCAGCAGGGTATTGAGCATATCCCCCATCTGCTGGTCTACAGGAATCAGGAGCATGCGCTTGGTTTCATGGGGATTCAGGATGCCAAGCTCGAAATGCTGTTCGTGGACCCGGCTGTCCGGGGACAGGGGATCGGCAAACAGCTGGTCACTCACGCCATACATACGCTGGACGTACGTTACGTGGATGTGAATGAACAGAATCCGGAGGCGGCCGGGTTCTATGAGCATCTGGGCTTCCAGGTCTATGACAGGTCTGAATCAGATGAGCAGGGCCAGCCGTTTCCGATTCTGCATATGAAGCTGTTTACTTAG